The following proteins are encoded in a genomic region of Sorangiineae bacterium MSr12523:
- a CDS encoding sulfatase-like hydrolase/transferase, which translates to MPEKPDIIVILTDQERYPTNMGNFPSTLSSWNRLKQHGLTFERAYTSACMCTPSRGVMLTSNYSNLTGLTMTPGTLSYADPRIPQLAALMQKQGYDTIWKGKWHLSGPVDLMQWSELDIKNMQEQYGFSDWNPPDAGTVTGYSTYESWATAGSGNRGHVNAANDKRYLRKNGEGVDAHGFGEGALEFLEARAAGRRLKDPAAMRPFLLFMSFVNPHDINFFPWGWQSFGYRPEDWALTSIQQIVLPDNAVDTLLTKPTIQTHFRDLLNAGMPLIEQEKLSGGAPRLPGDPPPGVQLDPNSNTVNYVRFYAYMMEFVNTRVNEFLDVVEACGFTKDALIIRTADHGEMGLSHGLREKCYNVYEETIHIPLVISNPNLFPEPQQTQAFYAHVDFLPTLLDLAGGPGVYPLMKGKSLAALIQLPSPPVQDSILFCYDDESVDISDLQWLCHIRAIRFSQFTYAVYFSPNIPGRYEYELYDLEADPGQMTNLLHQPDQATEPVKLLWAKLQETLNGKLIEAGQTPFPPVR; encoded by the coding sequence TTGCCGGAAAAGCCCGACATCATCGTCATTCTCACCGATCAGGAACGCTACCCGACGAATATGGGGAACTTCCCGAGCACGCTTTCCAGCTGGAACCGGCTCAAGCAGCATGGCCTGACCTTCGAGCGGGCCTATACCTCGGCCTGTATGTGCACGCCGTCGCGCGGCGTGATGCTCACCAGCAACTACAGCAACCTCACCGGCCTGACGATGACGCCCGGTACACTGTCCTATGCCGATCCGCGTATCCCGCAGCTCGCCGCGCTGATGCAGAAGCAGGGGTACGACACGATCTGGAAAGGCAAATGGCATCTCTCCGGGCCGGTCGATCTCATGCAATGGTCGGAATTGGATATCAAGAATATGCAGGAGCAGTACGGCTTCTCCGATTGGAATCCGCCGGATGCTGGCACGGTGACCGGCTACTCCACATACGAGTCCTGGGCCACCGCCGGCTCGGGCAATCGGGGCCACGTCAATGCCGCCAACGACAAGCGCTACTTACGCAAGAATGGGGAAGGGGTGGATGCCCACGGCTTCGGCGAGGGCGCCCTCGAGTTCCTGGAGGCTCGCGCCGCCGGCCGGAGATTGAAGGACCCCGCGGCCATGCGGCCGTTCCTGTTGTTCATGTCATTCGTGAACCCGCACGACATCAACTTCTTTCCGTGGGGCTGGCAGAGTTTCGGTTACCGCCCTGAAGACTGGGCCCTCACGAGCATCCAGCAGATTGTGCTGCCGGACAACGCGGTGGACACCCTACTGACCAAACCCACGATTCAAACCCACTTCCGCGATCTTTTGAACGCGGGGATGCCGCTCATCGAGCAAGAGAAGTTGAGCGGAGGCGCGCCCCGGCTCCCGGGGGATCCTCCTCCAGGCGTCCAGCTGGATCCGAACAGCAATACGGTCAACTACGTACGATTCTATGCTTACATGATGGAGTTCGTGAACACTCGGGTAAACGAATTCCTGGACGTCGTCGAAGCTTGCGGCTTCACCAAGGACGCGTTGATCATCCGTACCGCGGACCACGGCGAAATGGGGCTATCTCACGGCCTGCGAGAAAAGTGCTACAACGTCTACGAGGAGACCATCCACATTCCATTGGTCATCTCGAATCCAAATCTGTTCCCGGAGCCTCAGCAGACCCAAGCCTTTTATGCCCACGTCGACTTCCTGCCCACGTTGCTGGACCTGGCGGGCGGCCCCGGCGTGTACCCTCTGATGAAGGGCAAGAGCCTGGCCGCCCTCATTCAGCTCCCCAGCCCTCCGGTCCAGGACTCGATACTATTTTGCTACGACGACGAATCGGTCGACATCAGCGATCTCCAGTGGCTCTGTCATATCCGCGCGATCCGCTTTAGCCAATTCACCTACGCTGTGTACTTCTCGCCGAACATACCGGGCCGATATGAATACGAGCTGTACGATCTGGAGGCAGATCCCGGCCAGATGACCAATCTGTTGCACCAGCCGGACCAGGCCACCGAGCCCGTAAAGTTGCTCTGGGCCAAATTGCAGGAGACGCTGAACGGCAAATTGATCGAAGCGGGGCAAACGCCGTTCCCACCGGTTCGCTGA